A single genomic interval of Candidatus Cloacimonadota bacterium harbors:
- a CDS encoding DUF448 domain-containing protein yields the protein MPNRSSKAGHVPLRTCVICKSKTEQQKFLRFVLIDTEIVFDLKRKFPARGYYVCDKNECLEKIEKWVKRKVK from the coding sequence AAAGGCAGGACATGTTCCTCTGCGTACCTGTGTTATTTGCAAAAGCAAAACAGAGCAGCAGAAATTTCTCCGGTTTGTGCTGATTGATACGGAAATCGTGTTTGATCTCAAAAGAAAATTTCCTGCACGGGGATATTATGTTTGTGATAAAAATGAATGTTTGGAAAAAATAGAAAAGTGGGTAAAGAGAAAGGTTAAATGA